From Haloarcula sp. CBA1127, a single genomic window includes:
- a CDS encoding right-handed parallel beta-helix repeat-containing protein has protein sequence MTADTSGAGTGSRRSGWQASRRSVLSSIGAAAGIGLFSGTGQAQTGAGLSGAGALYLVTTGASQSNGNGSGNGTEYLVLDSGGSVAFSTDGTADEAFQYAFDNVPDSGGAVVASADTFRFGGPATMGDNTAVTGQQGTRFVVSQTGTAEDPAPSESQSNPLPAGHDLIRVRGDNASVTNIKFDADGTQLNNQAIQADQCDGVYIARNRTVNGFQMALSFTRCTGVTVEHNEIVGPNWYGITSRAAPTGSDRDLRQSSDVVIAGNRVVGVKFNNIAPYNVANFAVIGNVAVDGGHSLIACSPAQRGTIVGNVCRDLTEFAPDPGGEAGIEIEYKETHLRDEVAGTSEARSSDITISGNQVDNCPVGILARTVPADADDTDARAEERPFSFTITGNTVSDASAAGIRLRSGDAGVVATNTVRNAGTAVDINEEFTAGIEQGLNVTR, from the coding sequence ATGACTGCTGACACAAGTGGAGCTGGTACTGGGTCACGACGGTCGGGCTGGCAGGCGTCACGTCGGTCCGTGCTGTCGAGTATCGGTGCTGCAGCGGGTATCGGGCTATTCAGCGGAACCGGGCAGGCACAGACAGGGGCTGGACTGTCGGGGGCAGGAGCGCTGTACCTCGTTACGACGGGAGCCAGCCAGTCGAACGGCAACGGCAGCGGAAACGGGACGGAGTATCTAGTACTTGATAGCGGCGGCAGCGTCGCGTTCTCGACCGACGGTACTGCCGATGAGGCGTTCCAGTATGCCTTCGACAACGTGCCAGACAGCGGCGGGGCCGTTGTCGCTAGCGCCGACACCTTCCGCTTTGGCGGCCCGGCGACAATGGGCGACAACACCGCAGTGACCGGACAACAGGGAACCCGGTTCGTCGTCTCGCAGACGGGAACGGCTGAGGACCCAGCGCCGTCTGAATCACAGTCGAACCCGCTGCCCGCCGGCCACGACCTCATTCGCGTGCGCGGTGACAATGCTTCGGTCACTAACATCAAGTTCGACGCCGACGGGACGCAACTGAACAATCAGGCTATTCAGGCCGATCAGTGCGACGGCGTTTACATCGCCCGCAACCGGACGGTGAACGGCTTCCAGATGGCGCTGTCGTTCACGCGATGTACGGGTGTAACAGTCGAACACAACGAGATCGTCGGCCCGAACTGGTACGGTATCACCAGCCGGGCCGCACCGACCGGCAGCGACCGCGACCTCCGGCAGTCAAGCGACGTGGTCATCGCCGGCAACCGCGTTGTCGGCGTGAAATTCAACAACATCGCCCCGTACAACGTCGCGAACTTCGCCGTCATTGGCAACGTCGCCGTTGACGGCGGCCACAGCCTCATCGCCTGCTCGCCGGCCCAGCGCGGAACTATTGTCGGAAACGTCTGTCGGGACCTGACGGAGTTCGCACCCGACCCTGGCGGCGAGGCAGGCATCGAAATCGAGTACAAGGAGACCCACCTCCGGGACGAGGTAGCCGGGACCTCCGAAGCCCGGTCGTCCGACATCACTATTTCGGGGAATCAGGTCGACAACTGTCCGGTTGGCATCCTCGCTCGAACAGTACCGGCAGATGCGGACGACACTGACGCACGGGCCGAGGAGCGACCGTTCAGTTTCACGATTACTGGCAACACGGTCAGCGACGCGTCGGCGGCCGGCATCCGACTCCGGTCGGGCGATGCGGGCGTGGTCGCAACGAACACGGTTCGGAACGCCGGGACTGCGGTCGACATCAACGAGGAGTTCACCGCGGGCATCGAGCAAGGCCTGAACGTGACCCGGTAA
- a CDS encoding ABC transporter ATP-binding protein, protein MAAIELDGVTKQFGSLTALQGVDLTVEEGEIFGFLGPNGAGKSTTINILLDFVRATDGSATVLGHDIHEEPKRIRARTGVLPEGYDVYDRLTGRQHLSFVIESKDADEDPDELAERVGIADAIDRKAGGYSKGMQQRLVLAMALVGEPDLLILDEPTTGLDPNGARLMRELIREENERGATVFFSSHILGQVEAVCDTVGILQNGRLIAKDSVAGLREAAAGDTVLRVTLGDGDGADAAVAAIERLDEVSTVTADGTTLTVGCDSDAKMGVLNAVEESGSEVANFETEEASLDEVFAAYTEQQEQEQPEVDA, encoded by the coding sequence ATGGCAGCGATAGAACTGGATGGCGTCACCAAGCAGTTCGGGAGTCTCACCGCGCTGCAAGGGGTCGACCTCACCGTCGAGGAGGGCGAAATCTTCGGCTTCCTCGGCCCAAACGGGGCCGGGAAGTCGACGACAATCAACATCCTCCTTGATTTCGTCCGCGCGACCGACGGGTCAGCGACGGTGCTCGGCCACGACATCCACGAAGAACCGAAGCGAATTCGTGCCCGCACTGGAGTCCTCCCCGAAGGCTACGACGTGTACGACCGGCTCACCGGTCGCCAACACCTCTCATTTGTGATCGAATCGAAAGACGCCGACGAAGACCCCGACGAACTGGCCGAGCGGGTCGGCATTGCCGACGCTATCGACCGCAAGGCCGGCGGCTACTCCAAGGGGATGCAACAGCGCCTCGTCCTGGCGATGGCACTCGTCGGCGAGCCAGACCTCCTCATCCTCGACGAGCCGACGACCGGGCTGGACCCGAACGGAGCCCGCCTGATGCGGGAGCTCATCCGCGAAGAGAACGAACGCGGCGCAACCGTCTTCTTCTCCAGCCACATCCTCGGCCAGGTCGAGGCCGTCTGTGACACGGTCGGGATCCTCCAGAACGGCCGTCTTATCGCCAAAGACAGCGTCGCCGGGCTGCGCGAGGCCGCCGCCGGTGACACCGTCCTCCGCGTGACGCTGGGCGACGGCGACGGCGCTGACGCCGCAGTCGCGGCTATTGAGAGGCTCGACGAGGTCTCGACAGTGACCGCGGATGGAACAACGCTCACCGTCGGCTGTGATAGCGACGCAAAGATGGGCGTCCTCAACGCTGTCGAGGAAAGCGGAAGCGAGGTCGCCAACTTCGAGACAGAGGAAGCCTCGCTCGATGAAGTGTTCGCCGCCTACACCGAACAGCAAGAACAGGAGCAGCCGGAGGTCGACGCATGA
- a CDS encoding ABC transporter permease, whose product MSAEQNPVKRLLGDIDTSIKNSEFADWYPISKKEFRDTVRSPWIWVLSFIFIVLFALPALLGLYFNIGQQFAEAGASLTTDAYVRFALPIAAPLLPAVAIVIGYAAIARESERGSLKILLSLPYTRGELLAGKFVGRSAITLIPVTVGLLTTLLVILPSEIEIAWESFLLFALATMAYGVVFTAFAIGLSAALKTARRAMAASLGIYVYLQVFWSNLGAGLGNLLSDHANIGQVTQLHVELFVSLLSPIAAYRTLVQEVLQGTPIRSRLLLTSNPQVTCEEMLGGTLEITQTGAECANAALPPQYSTVAVIGYLLLWLVVPLVAGYYVFENKDL is encoded by the coding sequence ATGAGCGCCGAGCAGAACCCCGTCAAGCGTCTCCTCGGCGATATCGATACGAGCATCAAGAACTCCGAGTTCGCCGACTGGTACCCGATCTCGAAAAAGGAGTTCCGCGATACGGTCCGCTCGCCGTGGATCTGGGTGCTCTCGTTTATTTTCATCGTCCTCTTCGCGCTACCGGCACTGCTTGGCCTGTATTTCAACATCGGCCAGCAGTTCGCTGAGGCTGGCGCGTCGCTGACAACGGACGCCTACGTCCGGTTCGCACTGCCGATCGCAGCGCCGCTGCTTCCTGCGGTCGCCATCGTCATCGGCTACGCTGCAATTGCCCGGGAAAGCGAGCGCGGCTCCCTGAAGATACTGCTCTCGCTCCCGTACACACGCGGTGAACTGCTCGCCGGCAAGTTCGTCGGCCGGAGCGCGATCACGCTCATTCCGGTCACAGTCGGGCTCCTGACGACCCTGCTCGTGATACTCCCGTCGGAGATCGAAATTGCGTGGGAGTCGTTCCTGCTGTTCGCGCTCGCCACGATGGCGTACGGAGTCGTGTTCACGGCGTTCGCGATCGGCCTCTCGGCGGCGCTGAAGACCGCTCGCCGGGCGATGGCAGCGTCGCTCGGGATTTACGTCTATCTGCAGGTGTTCTGGTCGAACCTCGGGGCGGGCCTCGGGAATCTGCTGTCGGACCACGCGAACATTGGGCAGGTGACCCAGCTCCATGTCGAACTGTTCGTTTCACTCCTGAGCCCCATCGCGGCGTACCGCACGCTCGTTCAGGAAGTCTTGCAGGGGACGCCGATCCGCTCCCGGCTTCTCCTGACGTCGAACCCGCAGGTGACGTGTGAGGAAATGCTGGGTGGGACACTCGAAATAACACAGACCGGTGCCGAGTGTGCCAACGCCGCCTTGCCGCCCCAGTACAGCACTGTCGCGGTTATCGGCTACCTCCTGCTGTGGCTGGTCGTCCCGCTGGTGGCCGGCTACTACGTCTTCGAGAACAAGGACCTGTAA
- a CDS encoding response regulator — MDFAGETVRVLHVDDNSDLVDVTATVLEHEDDRLCVETATNVDAAMERLSVERFDCIVSDYDMPDQNGIEFLEAVREDQGDLPFILYTGKGSEEIASDAISAGVTDYLQKGSGTEQYKLLANRICNAVDASRSRQELDERTRRLESLISSLPGMVYRCLNAPGWPMETVEGEIESLTGYTAADFETGEVVWGDDVLHPEDRDRIWETVQDALAAQGEFEVTYRIITADGIEKWMWEHGHRVPGAADEPDALEGFVMDITDLRERERKLERYKRMVNTMPESACIYDTAGRFELVNQYLASFYGTTRDELEGKPSSLLPKIRSEYEGGPYQDLIDGERDELRGEVSGEFPGHGYEVLEYRLTPLVIDGTVEGVVGVTREVTEQREHEMKIARQRSVLKAQQEAVIDGILVVDEDETIVSYNERFVDMWDIPRDIVERGDEEVALEWAMEQVAEPEAFRVDVEALYEHPEMSARDELELADGRVFDRYTAPVVAEDGTRFGRLWTFRDITDLTEQKRELARQNERLEEFAGVVSHDLQNPLQVARSRLMLAREECDSEHLDSLDNALQRMNDIADNVLRLAREGVDIGVTEPVDLRETIDAAWTIVADGDEAAELRYATDENRKWIAEADSDRLSGLFENLFGNAIEHGGPGVTVSVGLLDDGTGFYVSDDGPGIPADERETVFEAGYSTAEDGTGFGLRIARQIAEVHGWEIHVTDSEDGGARFEITGVEFPE; from the coding sequence ATGGACTTCGCCGGTGAGACAGTCCGCGTTCTTCACGTCGACGACAACTCGGACCTCGTGGACGTGACGGCGACGGTGCTCGAACACGAGGACGACCGATTGTGTGTCGAGACCGCGACGAATGTCGATGCGGCGATGGAGCGACTCTCCGTGGAGCGCTTCGACTGTATCGTCTCGGACTACGACATGCCGGACCAGAACGGAATCGAGTTCCTCGAAGCCGTTCGTGAGGACCAGGGTGACCTCCCGTTCATCCTCTATACCGGGAAAGGCTCCGAGGAGATCGCGAGCGACGCGATCTCTGCTGGCGTGACCGACTACCTCCAAAAGGGTTCGGGCACCGAGCAGTACAAACTGCTCGCGAACCGGATCTGCAACGCCGTCGACGCAAGCAGGTCCCGGCAAGAGCTTGACGAGCGAACCCGGCGATTGGAGTCGCTCATCAGCAGCCTTCCGGGAATGGTCTATCGCTGTCTCAACGCACCGGGCTGGCCGATGGAAACCGTCGAGGGCGAGATCGAATCACTCACCGGCTACACGGCTGCGGACTTCGAAACTGGGGAGGTAGTCTGGGGCGACGACGTGCTCCATCCGGAGGACCGCGACCGGATCTGGGAGACGGTACAGGACGCGCTCGCGGCCCAGGGTGAGTTCGAGGTGACCTATCGGATTATCACTGCCGACGGCATCGAGAAGTGGATGTGGGAACACGGACACCGAGTGCCGGGGGCAGCGGACGAACCGGACGCACTGGAAGGGTTCGTCATGGACATCACCGACCTCCGGGAGCGAGAGCGCAAACTGGAGCGATACAAGCGGATGGTAAACACGATGCCGGAATCGGCCTGCATCTACGACACGGCGGGGCGGTTCGAACTCGTCAATCAGTATCTAGCCTCGTTCTACGGAACGACCAGAGACGAACTGGAAGGGAAACCGAGTAGCCTCCTGCCGAAGATCCGAAGCGAGTACGAGGGAGGCCCATACCAGGACTTAATCGACGGTGAACGCGACGAACTCCGTGGGGAGGTGAGCGGCGAGTTCCCCGGGCACGGGTACGAGGTGCTGGAGTACCGGCTCACGCCCCTTGTGATCGACGGGACGGTCGAGGGCGTGGTCGGTGTCACCCGCGAAGTGACCGAGCAGCGGGAACACGAGATGAAAATAGCCAGACAGCGGTCGGTTCTCAAAGCACAGCAAGAGGCGGTGATCGACGGGATACTCGTCGTCGACGAAGACGAGACCATCGTTTCTTACAACGAGCGGTTCGTCGATATGTGGGACATCCCGCGGGATATTGTCGAACGTGGCGACGAGGAAGTCGCCCTGGAGTGGGCAATGGAGCAAGTCGCCGAACCGGAGGCGTTTCGCGTGGATGTCGAGGCACTGTATGAGCACCCCGAAATGTCCGCCAGAGACGAACTCGAACTCGCCGACGGTCGCGTGTTCGACCGCTATACGGCACCCGTTGTCGCCGAGGACGGGACGCGGTTCGGCCGGCTGTGGACCTTTCGAGACATCACGGATCTGACGGAGCAAAAACGGGAGTTAGCTCGGCAAAACGAGCGCCTCGAAGAGTTTGCTGGTGTCGTCTCTCATGATCTTCAAAACCCGTTACAGGTGGCTCGCAGCCGACTCATGCTCGCTCGCGAGGAGTGTGACAGTGAGCACCTAGACTCGCTCGATAACGCGCTCCAGCGGATGAACGATATCGCCGACAACGTCCTCAGGCTGGCCCGTGAGGGTGTCGATATCGGGGTGACAGAGCCCGTCGATCTCCGCGAGACGATCGACGCCGCATGGACGATCGTTGCGGACGGCGACGAAGCCGCCGAGCTACGGTATGCGACCGACGAGAACCGGAAGTGGATCGCCGAGGCCGACAGCGACCGACTGTCGGGCCTGTTCGAGAACCTCTTCGGGAATGCGATTGAGCACGGTGGTCCGGGGGTAACCGTTTCGGTCGGGCTCCTCGACGACGGAACGGGGTTCTACGTGTCCGACGACGGCCCGGGTATCCCCGCCGACGAGCGCGAGACGGTGTTTGAGGCGGGCTACTCGACCGCCGAGGACGGGACCGGCTTCGGGCTCCGGATCGCCAGACAGATCGCCGAGGTCCATGGCTGGGAGATCCACGTCACCGACAGCGAGGACGGGGGCGCTCGGTTCGAAATCACCGGTGTCGAGTTTCCCGAGTGA
- the ligA gene encoding NAD-dependent DNA ligase LigA, with translation MAVADDADLADNPYVEGPPTEFEDTTTLDEATAREQADQLREALRYHDYRYYVENDPVIGDRAYDALFARLQRLESAFDLDTDGSPTQRVGGEPLDELPDVEHVARMGSIDQGGEEADVREFDERVRDGLGTGAVQYFCEPKFDGLSVEIVYEDGVYQRAATRGDGEVGEDVTENVRTISSVPQRLRGDYPDFLAVRGEVYIPRDAFTAFNRERVERGEDPFANPRNAAAGTLRQLDPSVTAERPLSIFFFGVLDASVDFASHSELHERFPEWGLRVCDRTAVVDDIAAAINYRNEQQQARDDLDYEIDGVVIKVDDMDACDELGSTARAPRWAFAYKFPARKEETTVRDIVVQVGRTGRLTPVALMDPVEVGGVTVSRASLHNPSLIADLGVDVGDRVRIKRAGDVIPDVVEVLDDDGNGHFEFPETCPACDSPVEHDGPMAFCTGGLTCPAQRERSVEHYASRDALDIEGVGEKAVQQLLDADLVSDPADLYELTVEDLTDLEGWGETSARNLVEGMDGAREPPLADFLVALGIPEVGTVTARNLAQEFGTFEAILDAADEGDTDSFEAVPDVGQTVARSIVEFFEGEGNRAVIDRLLDHVEPQAAEETGGDALDGQTFVFTGSLDGYTRGDAQELIERNGGSATSSVSGNTDYLVLGDNPGQRKQDDAAENDVATLNEAEFEDLLDDAGVL, from the coding sequence ATGGCTGTAGCCGACGACGCTGATCTTGCGGACAACCCCTATGTCGAGGGACCACCGACCGAGTTCGAGGATACAACAACTCTCGACGAAGCGACGGCCCGCGAGCAAGCCGACCAGTTGCGCGAGGCGCTCCGCTATCACGACTACCGGTACTACGTCGAGAACGACCCGGTCATCGGCGACCGGGCCTACGACGCGCTGTTTGCCCGGCTTCAGCGACTTGAATCGGCGTTCGATCTTGACACTGACGGCAGTCCGACCCAGCGCGTCGGTGGCGAGCCACTGGACGAACTCCCCGATGTCGAACACGTCGCCCGGATGGGCTCTATCGACCAGGGCGGCGAGGAAGCGGACGTACGGGAGTTCGACGAGCGGGTTCGCGACGGCCTGGGAACCGGCGCCGTTCAGTACTTCTGCGAGCCGAAGTTCGATGGCCTCTCCGTCGAAATCGTCTACGAGGACGGCGTCTATCAGCGGGCCGCGACCCGTGGCGACGGCGAGGTCGGCGAGGACGTGACCGAGAACGTCCGGACCATCTCCAGCGTCCCCCAGCGACTTCGCGGTGACTACCCCGACTTTCTGGCTGTCCGGGGCGAGGTGTACATCCCACGGGACGCCTTCACGGCGTTCAACCGCGAGCGCGTCGAGCGCGGCGAGGACCCCTTTGCGAACCCCCGCAACGCCGCCGCCGGGACGCTCCGCCAGCTCGACCCGTCGGTGACCGCAGAGCGCCCGCTGTCAATATTTTTCTTTGGCGTCCTTGACGCCTCGGTCGACTTCGCGAGCCACAGCGAGCTGCACGAGCGGTTCCCTGAGTGGGGACTCCGGGTCTGTGACCGGACCGCTGTCGTCGACGATATCGCCGCCGCCATCAACTACCGGAACGAGCAGCAGCAGGCCCGTGACGACCTCGATTACGAAATCGACGGCGTCGTCATCAAGGTCGACGACATGGACGCCTGCGACGAACTCGGGTCGACCGCCCGCGCCCCACGGTGGGCCTTCGCATACAAGTTCCCGGCCCGCAAGGAGGAGACGACGGTGCGGGACATCGTCGTGCAGGTTGGCCGGACCGGTCGGCTCACCCCAGTCGCGCTCATGGACCCCGTCGAGGTCGGTGGCGTCACCGTCTCGCGTGCCTCGCTACATAACCCGTCGCTCATCGCCGACCTCGGCGTCGACGTGGGTGACCGCGTCCGCATCAAGCGAGCCGGCGACGTCATCCCGGATGTCGTCGAAGTGCTCGACGACGACGGCAATGGCCACTTCGAGTTCCCCGAGACCTGTCCAGCCTGTGACAGCCCCGTCGAGCACGACGGCCCGATGGCGTTCTGCACCGGCGGCCTCACCTGCCCCGCCCAGCGCGAGCGCAGCGTCGAGCACTACGCCAGCCGCGACGCGCTGGATATCGAGGGCGTCGGCGAGAAGGCTGTCCAGCAACTCCTCGATGCCGACCTCGTCTCGGACCCCGCGGACCTGTACGAACTCACCGTCGAGGATCTCACCGACTTGGAGGGCTGGGGCGAGACCAGCGCGCGGAACCTCGTCGAAGGGATGGACGGCGCTCGGGAGCCACCGCTCGCGGACTTCCTCGTCGCGCTGGGTATCCCCGAAGTCGGGACTGTCACGGCGCGAAACCTCGCACAGGAGTTCGGCACGTTCGAGGCGATACTCGACGCTGCCGACGAGGGCGACACCGATTCCTTCGAGGCCGTGCCCGACGTAGGTCAGACAGTTGCCCGCTCCATCGTGGAGTTCTTCGAGGGCGAGGGGAACCGCGCCGTCATTGACCGCTTGCTCGACCACGTCGAGCCACAGGCCGCCGAGGAAACGGGCGGCGACGCGCTGGATGGCCAGACGTTCGTCTTCACTGGATCACTCGACGGCTACACCCGCGGCGACGCGCAGGAACTGATCGAGCGCAACGGCGGGTCGGCGACCAGCAGCGTCTCCGGCAACACGGACTATCTGGTGCTCGGTGACAATCCCGGTCAGCGAAAACAGGACGACGCCGCAGAAAACGACGTGGCAACGCTCAACGAAGCGGAGTTCGAAGACCTGCTGGACGACGCTGGTGTGCTGTGA